Proteins encoded within one genomic window of Natator depressus isolate rNatDep1 chromosome 1, rNatDep2.hap1, whole genome shotgun sequence:
- the CHRNA10 gene encoding neuronal acetylcholine receptor subunit alpha-10, with protein sequence MDPRRGLHSCLLSLGFLGIFVSPGCSGAQGKFAYKLLHDLFANYSNALRPVEDTDRALNVTLQITLSQIIDMDERNQVLTAYLWIRQVWVDAYLSWDKDEYDGIDTVRTPGSYVWRPDVVLYNNADNQFTGSMETNVVIRYDGRVMWDSPAITKSSCKVDVSHFPFDRQQCRLTFGSWTYNGNQIDLVNGLDTADLTDFVENVEWEVLGMPAKRNVIIYGCCSEPYPDITYTLILKRRASFYIFNLLLPCIMISFLAPLGFYLPADSGEKVSLGVTVLLALTVFQLLVAESMPPSENVPLIGKYYIATMTMITASTALTIFIMNIHHCGPGAKPVPRWAKKFILQYMAQLFFVYEVGESCKSPKRQLGHGPTVQVVSGRAAKEEQKAQTREENSGATCRDESLQQELLPQGLSSLSGQQDWKETGTCKNLECGREGQQHQVCVKSPCLCHHNSLLRNVEYIANCFRDQKAAQKRSGEWKKVAKVMDRIFMWIFFAMVFFMSVLIMGKAI encoded by the exons GCTGCTCAGGGGCTCAGGGAAAATTCGCCTACAAGCTGCTCCACGACTTGTTTGCCAACTACTCCAACGCTCTGCGACCGGTGGAGGACACGGACCGGGCGCTGAACGTCACCCTGCAGATCACCCTGTCCCAGATCATCGACATG GACGAGAGGAACCAGGTCCTGACTGCCTACCTGTGGATCAGGCAGGTGTGGGTGGACGCCTACCTGAGCTGGGATAAGGACGAGTACGATGGGATCGACACCGTCCGCACACCCGGTAGCTACGTATGGAGACCGGACGTAGTCCTGTATAACAA CGCAGACAACCAGTTCACGGGCTCCATGGAGACCAATGTGGTGATCCGCTACGATGGGCGGGTGATGTGGGACTCCCCCGCCATCACCAAGAGCTCCTGCAAGGTGGACGTCTCCCACTTCCCCTTCGATAGGCAGCAGTGCCGACTGACCTTCGGCTCGTGGACCTACAACGGCAACCAGATCGACCTCGTGAATGGGCTGGACACAGCCGACCTGACTGACTTCGTGGAGAATGtggagtgggaggtgctgggcatgCCAGCCAAGAGGAACGTCATCATCTACGGCTGCTGCTCGGAGCCCTACCCCGACATCACCTACACGCTGATTCTCAAGCGACGCGCCTCCTTCTACATCTTCAACCTGCTCCTCCCCTGCATCATGATCTCCTTCCTGGCCCCGCTGGGCTTCTACCTCCCAGCTGACTCTGGGGAGAAGGTCTCCTTGGGAGTGACAGTCCTGCTGGCGCTCACCGTCTTCCAGTTGCTGGTGGCAGAGAGCATGCCGCCCTCCGAGAACGTGCCGCTGATTG GGAAGTATTACATTGCCACCATGACCATGATCACAGCCTCCACCGCGCTGACCATATTCATCATGAACATTCACCACTGCGGCCCAGGAGCCAAGCCCGTGCCCAGGTGGGCCAAGAAGTTCATCCTGCAGTACATGGCCCAGCTATTCTTTGTCTACGAGGTGGGGGAGAGCTGCAAAAGTCCCAAGCGGCAACTGGGCCACGGGCCCACGGTCCAGGTGGTGAGCGGCAGGGCCGCCAAGGAGGAGCAGAAAGCCCAGACAAGGGAGGAGAACTCAGGTGCGACCTGCCGGGATGAGTCTTTGCAGCAGGAGTTGCTGCCGCAGGGGCTCAGCAGTCTCTCTGGCCAGCAGGACTGGAAAGAGACCGGGACATGCAAGAACCTAGAGTGCGGCCGGGAGGGGCAGCAGCACCAAGTCTGTGTGAAGAGCCCGTGCCTTTGCCACCACAACAGCCTGCTGAGGAACGTCGAGTACATTGCCAACTGCTTCCGGGACCAAAAGGCAGCTCAGAAACGGAGCGGCGAGTGGAAGAAAGTGGCCAAGGTCATGGATCGCATCTTCATGTGGATCTTCTTTGCTATGGTCTTCTTCATGAGCGTGCTCATCATGGGCAAAGCCATCTGA